One genomic window of uncultured Erythrobacter sp. includes the following:
- a CDS encoding sigma-54 dependent transcriptional regulator: MALEILIVDDERDIRELVSGVLGDEGYECRTAADSTGALAAIDERRPSLVLLDVWLHGSDMDGLELLDEIKVREPDLPVIIFSGHGNIDTAVAAVGRGAMDFIEKPFEAERLLLLVERATETERLRRENTRLREGNWGSTEFTGNSSAINAVRATLKRVANTGSRVLISGPPGAGKEVAARLLHAWSTRADAAFVTVNSARITPERFEQELFGEEADGKQVRPGLLEMADGGTLYLDEVADMPLHTQARILRVLTEQSFVRVGGTRQIGVDVRVVSSSSRDLAEEMEEKRFREDLFYRLNVVPVSIPSLADRRDDIPSLAEHFFTRYSTDQGIAPPDISEEAMAALQSYDWPGNVRQLRNVVERTIIMTPRERLETVETDMLPGEITGGRLAASGQGLSAMMGVPLREARESFEREYLTIQIRRFSGNISKTATFIGMERSALHRKLKLLGMAERRETARKD, translated from the coding sequence ATGGCGCTTGAAATCCTCATAGTCGATGATGAACGCGACATTCGCGAATTGGTCTCTGGCGTGCTTGGTGATGAAGGTTACGAGTGCCGGACTGCAGCCGACAGCACTGGAGCACTTGCGGCGATTGACGAGCGACGACCGAGCCTCGTCCTTCTCGACGTGTGGTTGCATGGCAGCGATATGGATGGCTTGGAGCTGCTTGACGAAATCAAGGTGCGCGAGCCCGACCTCCCGGTAATCATCTTCTCAGGGCACGGAAATATCGATACCGCCGTTGCTGCCGTTGGGCGCGGGGCGATGGACTTCATCGAGAAACCGTTCGAAGCGGAGCGCCTTCTGCTTTTGGTCGAACGGGCGACCGAGACGGAACGGCTTAGGCGCGAAAACACCCGACTACGCGAAGGCAATTGGGGAAGCACCGAATTCACCGGAAATTCCTCTGCAATCAACGCCGTACGCGCGACCCTGAAACGCGTGGCCAACACTGGCAGTCGGGTCCTGATCTCGGGGCCTCCAGGCGCTGGGAAAGAAGTCGCGGCCCGGTTGCTTCACGCATGGAGCACACGCGCAGATGCCGCTTTCGTAACCGTCAATTCTGCCCGCATCACGCCTGAGCGATTTGAACAGGAATTGTTCGGCGAAGAAGCCGACGGAAAGCAAGTCCGGCCGGGACTGCTTGAAATGGCCGATGGCGGGACGCTCTATCTGGACGAGGTCGCGGATATGCCGCTCCACACACAGGCACGGATCCTTCGCGTGCTGACAGAGCAGAGCTTTGTCCGTGTCGGTGGCACCCGGCAGATCGGTGTCGATGTTCGTGTGGTGTCTTCCTCCTCGCGAGACCTGGCCGAAGAGATGGAAGAAAAGCGTTTTCGCGAAGACCTTTTTTACCGGCTCAATGTTGTACCGGTTTCGATTCCCTCTCTTGCTGACCGGCGCGACGATATCCCTTCGCTCGCCGAGCACTTCTTCACGCGCTATTCGACCGATCAGGGCATTGCACCACCTGATATCTCGGAAGAAGCGATGGCCGCGCTGCAGTCTTACGATTGGCCCGGCAATGTCCGCCAGCTGCGCAACGTGGTGGAGCGCACGATCATCATGACGCCGCGCGAGCGGTTGGAGACGGTTGAGACTGATATGCTCCCGGGCGAGATCACTGGCGGACGGCTAGCGGCTTCGGGGCAGGGGCTCTCGGCAATGATGGGGGTGCCTTTGCGTGAAGCGCGCGAAAGCTTTGAACGCGAATATCTCACAATTCAGATACGCCGTTTTTCCGGCAACATCTCCAAGACCGCCACATTTATCGGCATGGAAAGATCGGCACTGCACCGCAAACTGAAGCTGCTTGGAATGGCGGAACGGCGTGAGACAGCTCGCAAAGACTGA
- a CDS encoding ATP-binding protein, which produces MTEAVANSQRQSPRHSPRWWRQFIVASRRANIFVWLELLSAIALIAAVAATYFAYSRDPAGEELLPTLQVSLLLMATLVPAMALLVLIGRRLALRRASGSTARLHVRLVFFFSLVAAIPTLMVAGFAAFLFQTGVDFWFSDDSRGLMENANELAQSYYDSNQRDVQDETIAMATDMRDILLRVPIVDPDFPDLYLYQAQAREISESLIIQRLDDGSLRTAAVLNLMEDNRPLEFSTTAIPKLDEGEIVVVQGSPERISAVAAVDAETGIYLYNARNTEASMFNSWSRAQAIASAYDSLTNDARTLQLRFNIALVLVSLLLVGLAIWFALRFADRQVEPLTDLVGAARKVGQGNFALRVEGRTGADEIGLLNRAFNRMTAQLEKQTDDLVTANRQLDDRRAFTEAILESVSAGVISVDEDSRVTLMNGSALALLADGDTTNLVGHSLDELSPEICQMVSEKQESAIVSHAKGSELLTLAVKVAPGSSGHVITFEDITRQLLDQRQAAWSDVARRIAHEIKNPLTPIQLATERLKRRYRKQIETEEGELFDELTSTIVRQVGDLRKMVDEFSSFARLPKPVFRSEDAVDLVRQSVFLQEVAHSGIEFNVTSTALENRMLHCDRHQLGQAMTNVLKNAVEAVEARASEAIGEYAGAVGVTMEPDDEFMTISIEDNGIGLQMDRERLIEPYVTTRDKGTGLGLAIVNKIVDEHGGDMSFAASESGGTKVILRFARDPQLTESESA; this is translated from the coding sequence ATGACAGAGGCTGTGGCCAATTCTCAACGGCAATCGCCGCGTCATTCCCCGCGATGGTGGCGTCAGTTCATCGTCGCATCGCGCCGCGCCAATATTTTCGTCTGGTTGGAGCTGTTGTCCGCAATTGCGCTCATCGCAGCCGTCGCGGCGACGTACTTTGCCTATTCGCGCGATCCTGCCGGCGAGGAATTGCTGCCGACCTTGCAGGTGTCGTTGTTGCTAATGGCGACGTTGGTGCCAGCCATGGCGTTGCTGGTGCTGATCGGGCGCAGGCTCGCTCTGCGACGTGCTTCGGGCAGTACCGCGCGACTTCACGTTCGCCTGGTTTTCTTCTTTTCTCTGGTCGCAGCGATCCCGACGCTCATGGTCGCAGGATTTGCAGCCTTCCTGTTCCAGACCGGGGTCGATTTCTGGTTTTCGGACGACTCGCGCGGCTTGATGGAAAACGCAAACGAGCTCGCTCAGAGTTATTACGATTCCAATCAACGCGATGTGCAAGACGAAACGATCGCCATGGCGACCGACATGCGTGACATTCTTCTGCGGGTGCCCATCGTCGATCCCGACTTTCCAGACCTTTACCTCTATCAAGCGCAGGCGCGCGAAATTTCCGAGAGCCTGATCATTCAACGCCTCGATGACGGATCCCTGCGGACGGCGGCGGTCCTGAACCTGATGGAAGACAATCGTCCTCTCGAATTCAGCACAACCGCGATCCCGAAGCTCGACGAGGGCGAAATAGTTGTCGTTCAGGGTAGCCCCGAGAGGATTTCTGCGGTTGCTGCCGTCGACGCCGAGACGGGCATCTACCTTTACAATGCGCGCAACACCGAAGCGAGCATGTTCAATTCATGGTCACGCGCGCAGGCGATTGCGAGCGCTTACGATTCGCTCACAAACGATGCCAGAACACTGCAGCTGCGATTCAACATCGCGCTAGTTCTGGTCAGCCTTCTGCTCGTCGGGCTCGCCATCTGGTTCGCGCTTCGATTTGCGGATCGGCAGGTTGAACCGTTGACCGATCTCGTCGGCGCTGCCCGGAAAGTGGGGCAGGGGAACTTCGCATTACGTGTCGAAGGACGGACCGGAGCTGATGAAATCGGTCTACTCAATCGTGCCTTCAACCGTATGACCGCGCAGCTTGAGAAGCAGACTGACGACCTGGTCACAGCCAACCGTCAACTGGATGATCGACGCGCATTCACCGAGGCCATTCTGGAATCGGTAAGCGCGGGGGTCATCTCCGTTGATGAAGACAGCCGAGTAACCCTGATGAATGGGTCTGCGTTAGCCCTGTTGGCCGATGGCGACACGACCAATCTGGTTGGCCATTCGCTCGATGAACTGTCTCCAGAGATTTGCCAAATGGTCTCGGAGAAGCAGGAGAGCGCCATTGTAAGTCATGCGAAAGGCTCCGAATTGCTGACGCTGGCGGTGAAGGTCGCGCCTGGAAGCAGCGGCCATGTCATCACGTTTGAGGACATCACTCGCCAATTGCTCGATCAACGCCAAGCAGCCTGGTCGGATGTCGCGCGCCGGATCGCGCACGAAATCAAGAACCCCCTCACGCCGATTCAACTTGCGACAGAGCGGCTAAAGCGTCGCTACCGCAAACAAATCGAAACCGAAGAAGGCGAGCTGTTCGATGAGCTGACAAGCACCATTGTGCGGCAAGTCGGCGATCTGCGAAAAATGGTCGATGAGTTCTCATCGTTTGCGCGATTGCCCAAGCCTGTCTTCCGCTCAGAAGATGCGGTTGATCTGGTCCGACAGTCAGTCTTTCTGCAGGAAGTTGCGCATTCCGGAATCGAGTTCAATGTGACCAGTACCGCGCTTGAGAACCGGATGCTTCATTGCGACCGGCATCAGCTGGGTCAGGCGATGACCAACGTCCTCAAGAACGCAGTCGAAGCTGTTGAGGCCCGCGCCTCGGAAGCGATAGGCGAGTATGCTGGAGCCGTCGGAGTGACAATGGAGCCTGACGACGAATTCATGACCATCTCGATCGAAGACAACGGCATCGGCCTTCAAATGGATCGCGAACGCTTGATCGAACCCTATGTGACGACCCGCGACAAAGGCACTGGTCTGGGGCTCGCAATCGTCAACAAGATCGTCGACGAGCACGGTGGCGACATGAGCTTTGCCGCCAGTGAAAGCGGCGGCACCAAAGTAATTCTGCGCTTCGCTAGAGATCCCCAACTCACCGAAAGCGAATCAGCATGA
- a CDS encoding sigma-54 dependent transcriptional regulator, producing the protein MSSTVLLVEDDSAIATVITAALEDEGFMIEHCSSVAERDTRLLARRFDVMLTDVILEDGDGLSTLDAVRTTAPEMPVIVLSAQNTLDTAVRASDSDAFEYFPKPFDLDELVQAVRQSCGGKVEAVEAPAEAEGDGMPLVGRSPAMQGVYRMITRVLRNDLTVLITGESGTGKELVAEAIHQLGSRRTGPFVAVNTAAIPADLIESELFGHEKGAFTGAIAQAIGKFEQANGGTLFLDEIGDMPAEAQTRLLRALQSGRIRRVGGRQEIAVDVRIVAATNRDLEPMIAADLFREDLYYRLNVVPIELPPLRERREDIEVLSQHFLIQAAEDGLPRRMLTAGAIERLEARNWRGNVRELRNVIYRLALMAREDTIDASSLVDIIGEEQPMIADGAEQGGFSASLDQWLSSERPAPGSVYHSALAAFEKPLIEHALGETGGNQLRAAQLLGINRNTLRKRIGELDIEPDRFARPV; encoded by the coding sequence ATGAGCAGCACCGTCCTGCTGGTCGAAGACGACAGCGCCATCGCAACTGTGATTACGGCCGCGCTTGAAGACGAAGGCTTCATGATCGAGCACTGCAGCAGCGTGGCCGAGCGCGACACCCGGCTGTTGGCCCGCCGCTTTGATGTGATGCTGACCGATGTCATTCTCGAAGACGGCGACGGCCTGTCGACTTTGGACGCGGTACGCACAACCGCGCCCGAAATGCCGGTGATCGTGCTCTCTGCCCAGAATACGCTCGATACCGCAGTACGCGCCAGCGACAGTGACGCTTTCGAATACTTTCCCAAACCGTTTGATCTCGACGAGCTGGTGCAAGCCGTGCGTCAGTCGTGCGGCGGTAAGGTGGAGGCCGTCGAAGCACCTGCCGAAGCGGAAGGCGACGGCATGCCGTTGGTGGGGCGTAGTCCGGCGATGCAGGGCGTTTACCGGATGATCACCCGCGTGCTCCGCAACGACCTCACCGTGTTGATCACCGGGGAAAGCGGAACTGGCAAGGAACTCGTCGCCGAAGCAATCCACCAACTCGGAAGCCGCAGGACCGGGCCATTCGTGGCTGTCAACACGGCCGCGATCCCCGCCGACCTGATAGAAAGCGAACTTTTCGGACACGAAAAAGGTGCGTTCACAGGGGCTATCGCGCAGGCCATCGGCAAGTTTGAGCAGGCAAATGGCGGCACGCTGTTTCTTGATGAGATTGGCGACATGCCTGCTGAAGCGCAAACGCGGCTTTTGCGGGCACTCCAGTCCGGGCGCATCCGCAGGGTCGGAGGTCGTCAGGAAATCGCGGTGGATGTCCGCATCGTCGCTGCAACCAATCGCGATTTAGAACCGATGATAGCAGCCGATCTCTTCCGCGAGGACCTGTACTACCGGCTCAACGTCGTTCCGATTGAACTGCCGCCGCTTCGCGAACGTCGCGAAGATATCGAGGTTCTGTCCCAACACTTCCTGATACAGGCCGCAGAGGACGGGTTGCCTCGCCGCATGCTGACTGCGGGTGCAATCGAGCGACTAGAGGCGCGCAATTGGCGCGGCAACGTCCGCGAACTCCGCAACGTGATCTATCGTTTGGCGCTCATGGCGCGCGAAGACACCATCGATGCTTCAAGTCTGGTCGACATCATCGGCGAAGAACAGCCTATGATTGCAGACGGTGCAGAGCAGGGAGGGTTCAGTGCCTCTCTTGACCAGTGGTTATCGAGCGAGAGACCCGCACCCGGTTCGGTCTATCACAGTGCCTTGGCCGCTTTCGAAAAACCCCTGATCGAACATGCTCTGGGCGAGACAGGCGGCAACCAATTGCGAGCGGCTCAGCTTCTGGGGATCAATCGGAACACGCTGCGCAAACGCATCGGCGAACTCGATATCGAACCTGATCGCTTCGCAAGACCGGTCTGA
- a CDS encoding ATP-binding protein, with product MEQGGAAQEHGIELVEDDLNEINRPDAAAQISGLIFAMVLIDGDLRVVEANHASENLFGTSAKRFIGKSLIEVTGALGSRVEQRLAETDAAFVAREQVITAQGVEKRINLTVSPLSGYPGWRVVTFSEIGHEENVDEDEASAALGAPSILAHEIKNPLSAIRGAGQLVARKLPLKDKKLARMITDEVDRIARLIDRMQQLGSKLSDPVAPCNPHEAIRSAIATVRAAGAEGVEIVEEFDPSLPPVLANRDALEQVLINLISNARDAAGSGPKPRITVQTRFVSGLAFSAIRLGRMVRLPIEITVSDNGEGVDPSMRDHVFEPFVSSKKSGQGLGLALVRKLVRDMNGSVSHERDSRKDLTHFRVHLPLATKDKSR from the coding sequence ATGGAACAGGGTGGGGCGGCACAGGAGCACGGCATTGAACTCGTGGAAGACGATCTAAACGAGATCAATCGACCTGATGCCGCGGCTCAGATAAGTGGTCTCATTTTCGCGATGGTGCTCATCGACGGCGATCTCCGGGTGGTCGAAGCCAACCATGCCTCCGAAAACCTTTTCGGAACCAGCGCAAAGCGCTTCATCGGAAAATCACTGATCGAAGTGACGGGTGCGCTCGGCAGCCGCGTTGAGCAGCGCTTGGCCGAAACCGATGCGGCGTTCGTCGCGAGAGAGCAGGTCATAACGGCGCAGGGCGTTGAGAAACGCATCAACCTGACCGTTTCACCTCTGTCGGGCTATCCCGGTTGGCGCGTCGTGACGTTCTCGGAAATCGGTCACGAAGAGAACGTCGATGAAGACGAGGCTTCAGCCGCTCTAGGTGCCCCGTCGATCCTCGCACACGAGATCAAGAACCCGCTTTCGGCCATTCGCGGCGCAGGTCAATTGGTGGCGCGCAAGCTGCCTCTGAAAGACAAAAAGCTCGCGCGGATGATCACTGACGAGGTCGACCGGATCGCTCGCTTGATCGACCGCATGCAGCAGCTTGGTAGCAAGCTGTCCGATCCAGTTGCTCCGTGCAATCCGCACGAAGCTATCCGCTCAGCGATTGCGACCGTGCGCGCTGCCGGGGCAGAAGGAGTCGAAATCGTCGAAGAGTTCGATCCCTCTCTGCCGCCGGTGCTGGCCAACAGGGATGCGCTGGAACAAGTGTTGATCAACCTCATTTCCAATGCCCGTGACGCGGCAGGCTCAGGTCCGAAGCCTCGGATTACCGTGCAAACCCGGTTTGTGAGTGGCCTCGCATTCAGCGCGATACGTCTGGGACGAATGGTCAGGTTGCCAATCGAGATCACTGTCAGCGACAATGGCGAAGGCGTCGATCCATCAATGCGCGATCATGTGTTTGAGCCTTTCGTTTCATCGAAGAAATCAGGGCAGGGGCTAGGATTGGCTCTGGTCAGAAAGCTGGTCCGCGACATGAATGGCAGCGTCAGCCACGAACGCGATAGCCGCAAAGACCTGACGCATTTTCGCGTCCATCTGCCGCTAGCTACGAAGGACAAAAGCCGATGA